The Candidatus Eisenbacteria bacterium genome window below encodes:
- a CDS encoding DUF4143 domain-containing protein, with the protein MRQGSETLAGRIVYHELGGFSLAEAGAENLQRLFLRGGFPRSYLAQSHAASEEWRHGFIRTFLERDLPQLGITIRSTTLRRFWTMLAHYHGQVWNASEFARSFGVADTTVRHYLDLLASALVVRELQPWHENISKRQVKSPKVYIKDSGILHALLRLRTLTDLESHPKIGASWEGFVIEQVIHQLDAKSEECFFWATHGGLELDLLVVRGRERLGFEVKRTTSPQVTPSMRNALSDLRLRRLDVIHAGSRTFPLSSNIRAVALSRLLVDLKGLR; encoded by the coding sequence TCTATCACGAACTCGGGGGATTCTCCCTGGCCGAAGCGGGTGCTGAAAATCTCCAGCGGTTGTTTCTGCGGGGAGGGTTCCCTCGCTCATACCTGGCTCAGTCGCATGCGGCAAGCGAAGAATGGCGTCATGGGTTCATCCGCACCTTCCTCGAGCGAGACCTGCCCCAGTTGGGCATCACCATTCGCTCGACGACGCTCAGACGTTTCTGGACCATGCTTGCGCATTATCATGGACAGGTTTGGAATGCTTCGGAATTTGCGCGGTCTTTCGGGGTGGCTGACACGACGGTACGCCACTATCTGGACCTTCTGGCATCGGCGCTTGTTGTCCGCGAGCTGCAACCGTGGCACGAGAACATTTCCAAGCGCCAGGTGAAGTCACCCAAGGTGTACATCAAGGACAGTGGAATACTTCATGCTCTATTGAGACTCAGGACTCTGACGGACTTGGAGAGCCATCCAAAAATCGGGGCGTCCTGGGAAGGTTTCGTAATTGAACAAGTTATCCATCAATTGGACGCCAAGTCCGAGGAATGCTTCTTCTGGGCGACGCATGGAGGCCTCGAGCTCGACCTTCTCGTGGTGAGGGGGCGCGAGCGGCTCGGATTCGAAGTCAAGCGCACCACATCACCGCAAGTCACTCCTTCCATGCGCAACGCTCTATCCGACCTGAGACTCCGGCGTCTGGATGTGATTCATGCGGGCTCAAGAACTTTCCCGTTGAGTAGCAACATTCGGGCAGTCGCCTTGTCGAGACTGCTTGTGGACCTGAAAGGCCTGAGGTAA
- a CDS encoding phage tail protein — translation MIQIQLQGVEEALKVLNSSRVRNIAKTSIRRAANSGKTIISAQIRERFNIQKKDVDEKLSVDLRNLGNLQVILTVHNQPISLTHFEPRSVRGKTQLAVKRNKIYGWGIMGRQLSRASAQGVFAKVVRGKVTQLPHAFIAAGKGGGVQVFQRKGKDRLPLIARKVIGYASIVKKPENLNAVTARIQEQLAKEFASRVKFFAEGGGGE, via the coding sequence ATGATACAGATACAGCTTCAAGGAGTAGAAGAAGCTCTCAAGGTCCTGAACTCATCCAGGGTGAGGAATATTGCAAAGACATCGATACGCCGGGCTGCCAACTCAGGGAAGACCATCATCTCAGCGCAGATTCGCGAACGATTCAATATCCAAAAGAAAGATGTAGACGAGAAACTCAGCGTCGATCTCAGGAATCTGGGAAATCTGCAAGTCATTCTTACGGTACACAATCAGCCAATTTCCCTTACCCATTTCGAACCGCGGTCCGTTCGAGGAAAAACTCAACTCGCAGTGAAGCGGAACAAGATATACGGCTGGGGCATCATGGGAAGGCAACTCTCGAGGGCTTCTGCTCAGGGGGTCTTTGCTAAGGTCGTTCGGGGAAAGGTCACCCAATTGCCCCATGCATTCATCGCTGCCGGAAAAGGCGGAGGCGTCCAGGTCTTCCAACGCAAAGGAAAGGACCGCCTTCCATTGATTGCGAGAAAAGTAATCGGATATGCAAGCATCGTCAAGAAGCCAGAAAACCTGAACGCTGTCACGGCACGAATTCAGGAGCAACTTGCAAAAGAATTCGCATCTCGAGTTAAGTTCTTCGCAGAAGGCGGAGGTGGCGAATGA
- a CDS encoding phage terminase large subunit family protein produces the protein MGLTAAEIYGNSFARGLMPDPALTISEWADKFRVVPSESSAEPGRWRTSRVPYLREIMDCLSPASPIQRVVFQKPHQIAGTEAAENLVGYVMHLAPGPIMFVEPTVDVAKKVSRQRIQPTITDTPVLRNLVKESWRRESGNTTLLKEFQGGMLVLTGANSAAGLRFMAVRFLILDEIDGYPLDVEGEGDPVTLAINRTTTFARCKILMLSTPKIRGASRIERAYENSDQREYHVPCPLCSHLQPLRFSQLRDKDKHGIHHPEKTKYECESCSKLIPEFHKPWMLENGRWVPQAPRNKIAGFKLSGLYRPLGWGSWASIMEKYLEAKKDLALMKTFTNTELAETWEEEAEKISLGTLTRRREKYGEVVPATAGLLTAGVDVHADRLEVLVDAWGRGEESWDMDWKAFQGNPTQESTWQLLWDYLQKTWQHESGAALRIFCTCIDSGAYTKHVYGFVKPRQGQRIFATKGLSSPGMPLVGRPTTSNLAKVKLFPIGVDTAKDILFARLKIEESGPGYMHSPARFDDEFFKQLSAEKAVTKYRRGFPYREYRKVTPQARNEAIDLKVLNFAALAISGVNVDKIVDALSSGNLDVTAPVRPRWRVISRGVGDKD, from the coding sequence ATGGGACTAACGGCAGCTGAGATCTACGGCAATTCGTTTGCTCGAGGTCTGATGCCTGACCCCGCGCTGACTATTAGCGAATGGGCGGATAAATTCCGGGTGGTCCCCAGCGAGTCATCTGCAGAACCTGGCCGATGGCGAACCTCAAGAGTGCCGTACCTTCGGGAGATCATGGATTGTCTCTCGCCGGCATCGCCGATCCAAAGGGTTGTTTTTCAGAAACCCCATCAGATCGCCGGCACGGAAGCCGCAGAGAACCTCGTTGGCTATGTTATGCACCTGGCGCCTGGGCCCATCATGTTTGTGGAGCCCACCGTTGACGTGGCGAAGAAAGTCTCGCGGCAGCGTATTCAGCCAACGATAACTGACACGCCGGTCCTGAGAAATCTTGTCAAAGAATCGTGGCGCCGGGAGTCAGGCAATACAACGCTTCTCAAGGAATTTCAGGGCGGGATGCTGGTCTTAACGGGAGCAAACAGCGCCGCAGGACTGCGATTCATGGCGGTCAGGTTCTTAATCCTGGATGAGATCGATGGCTATCCGCTTGACGTGGAAGGCGAGGGCGATCCAGTCACCCTGGCCATAAACCGGACAACAACGTTTGCCCGATGCAAGATCCTGATGCTCTCGACTCCCAAGATACGGGGGGCATCAAGGATCGAGCGAGCATATGAGAACAGCGATCAACGGGAATATCATGTCCCGTGTCCGCTTTGCTCGCACCTCCAGCCATTGCGATTCAGTCAGCTGAGGGACAAGGACAAGCATGGCATTCATCATCCCGAGAAAACGAAATATGAATGCGAATCGTGTAGCAAGCTTATTCCCGAATTCCACAAGCCCTGGATGCTCGAGAATGGGAGATGGGTCCCGCAGGCGCCGCGCAACAAGATTGCCGGCTTCAAACTGTCTGGACTGTACCGGCCACTGGGATGGGGATCCTGGGCGTCCATAATGGAGAAATACCTGGAAGCCAAAAAGGATCTCGCCCTGATGAAAACATTCACAAACACTGAGCTCGCGGAAACCTGGGAAGAAGAAGCCGAAAAGATAAGCCTGGGTACGCTCACACGAAGACGGGAGAAATATGGAGAGGTAGTTCCGGCCACAGCTGGACTTCTGACTGCGGGAGTTGATGTTCATGCCGATAGACTCGAGGTCTTGGTCGATGCCTGGGGTAGGGGTGAAGAGTCCTGGGACATGGACTGGAAGGCTTTCCAGGGGAATCCCACGCAGGAATCGACATGGCAGCTCTTGTGGGACTACCTGCAGAAAACATGGCAGCATGAATCGGGCGCAGCGCTCAGAATATTCTGCACCTGCATCGACTCGGGCGCATACACCAAACATGTCTACGGATTCGTCAAACCGCGTCAGGGGCAACGAATCTTTGCCACAAAGGGTTTGAGCTCGCCCGGAATGCCCCTGGTCGGCCGGCCTACGACAAGTAATCTCGCCAAGGTGAAACTCTTTCCAATCGGCGTTGATACTGCAAAAGACATTCTTTTCGCGCGATTGAAGATTGAAGAATCCGGTCCGGGATATATGCATTCGCCCGCCAGATTCGATGATGAGTTTTTCAAGCAACTCTCTGCCGAGAAGGCCGTGACCAAATATCGTCGCGGCTTTCCATACCGCGAGTATAGAAAGGTTACTCCGCAGGCACGCAATGAGGCGATTGATCTCAAAGTGCTCAACTTTGCAGCGTTGGCCATCTCGGGTGTGAATGTTGACAAGATCGTTGATGCCCTGAGTTCCGGAAATCTCGACGTGACGGCGCCCGTCCGCCCACGGTGGCGAGTAATAAGCAGGGGCGTAGGAGACAAAGATTGA
- a CDS encoding helix-turn-helix domain-containing protein translates to MKPLLYRVTTVARMLDMNRTQVYKLVKSGLLKAVNTHPGGRGMRILAASVENFVERSTISPDFWQK, encoded by the coding sequence TTGAAACCCCTTCTGTATCGAGTGACGACTGTCGCGCGGATGCTGGATATGAATCGCACCCAAGTTTACAAGCTCGTGAAAAGCGGACTGCTCAAGGCTGTGAACACGCATCCTGGCGGCAGAGGAATGCGGATACTCGCGGCTTCAGTTGAGAACTTTGTGGAACGATCGACAATCTCTCCCGATTTCTGGCAGAAATAG
- a CDS encoding DUF6148 family protein: protein MAAITLPDAQAQLAAYLAASTAIAAGQSYTIATGAGNTSLTRANLAEVLEMIKFWRGEVERIEREASGGGGIRVRAVTPTDG, encoded by the coding sequence ATGGCCGCTATAACACTGCCGGATGCTCAGGCACAGCTCGCAGCTTATCTCGCGGCAAGCACGGCGATAGCTGCAGGTCAGAGTTACACGATCGCTACCGGGGCAGGAAACACGAGTTTGACGAGGGCAAATCTCGCCGAAGTGCTGGAAATGATTAAATTCTGGAGGGGAGAGGTAGAACGCATAGAAAGAGAAGCATCGGGGGGCGGCGGGATCCGCGTTCGCGCGGTGACGCCGACTGACGGATGA
- a CDS encoding phage portal protein — protein MNLKLTIGGKEIEARENLLDRAIRFVDPILANQRLQARFSAAAAGSYFGGSRSRRAMKTWGPPGGDADADLLPDLSALRERSRDLVRNAPIATGAINTTCTNVIGTGLIMHSQIDPGVLGMTEAEAEEWEKRADLEWQLWSESPECDSERKLNFAGIQELCFRQVLENGDVLVNIPRFKRGIFPYFTKLQVIEADRLCNPDGKTDTETIMAGVEKDEHGAPKAYHILKQHPGAAIMRKPREWDHVAAFSNKSELPNILHLFRVLRPGQTRGLPFLAPIIEPLKQLDRYTEAEIMAAVVSSMFTVFVKTESGETEFAEMVGTSGNDTRKAGEEDYKLGSGTIVGLTRDQDVEFANPGRPNQAFEPFITSLMNQMGMSLEIPREILMKCFTTSYTAARAAFIEAWKFFSSRRQWTVTSLCGPIYEIFLYEAIASGRLHAPGFFADPLIRKAYCGATWTGPAKGMIQEVDEIVAAGKRIEISLSTREKETAELTGGSWEKNLAQLKKEQVQLIDAKLPTFQEKTVLNLPAPTRD, from the coding sequence ATGAACCTCAAACTCACAATTGGTGGCAAAGAGATTGAGGCGCGCGAGAACTTGCTCGATAGGGCAATCCGTTTTGTAGATCCCATCCTTGCTAACCAACGGTTACAAGCAAGGTTTTCCGCAGCTGCGGCAGGCAGCTACTTTGGAGGTTCACGTTCTCGGCGAGCGATGAAGACATGGGGTCCGCCCGGAGGCGATGCAGATGCCGATCTTCTGCCTGATCTCTCAGCACTTCGGGAACGCAGCAGGGACCTCGTTCGTAACGCCCCCATAGCGACTGGGGCAATCAACACGACCTGCACAAACGTGATCGGCACCGGTCTCATCATGCATTCGCAAATTGACCCCGGTGTTCTCGGAATGACTGAAGCCGAGGCGGAAGAATGGGAGAAACGGGCGGATCTGGAATGGCAGCTATGGAGCGAATCGCCCGAATGTGATTCAGAGAGAAAGTTGAATTTTGCCGGCATTCAAGAGCTCTGTTTTCGCCAAGTGTTGGAAAATGGAGATGTCCTTGTCAATATCCCTCGTTTCAAACGCGGCATATTTCCTTATTTCACCAAGCTGCAGGTAATTGAGGCCGACAGACTCTGTAATCCGGATGGGAAGACAGATACGGAAACAATAATGGCCGGGGTCGAAAAAGATGAGCATGGCGCGCCCAAGGCCTATCATATTTTGAAACAGCATCCCGGCGCAGCGATTATGCGAAAGCCCAGAGAATGGGATCATGTTGCAGCATTCAGCAATAAATCCGAACTACCGAATATCCTCCATCTTTTCCGGGTCCTGCGCCCTGGCCAGACACGCGGCCTCCCGTTTCTGGCCCCAATCATCGAGCCACTCAAGCAGCTGGATAGATACACAGAAGCTGAAATCATGGCAGCCGTGGTTTCAAGCATGTTCACCGTCTTTGTAAAAACGGAAAGCGGCGAAACAGAATTCGCGGAGATGGTTGGAACGAGTGGGAATGATACTCGAAAAGCGGGCGAGGAAGACTACAAACTTGGCAGTGGCACCATTGTAGGACTTACTCGCGACCAGGATGTCGAGTTTGCAAATCCAGGAAGACCGAATCAGGCGTTCGAACCATTCATAACATCACTGATGAATCAGATGGGGATGTCCCTCGAGATTCCCCGCGAGATCCTCATGAAATGCTTCACGACCAGTTACACCGCAGCTCGAGCGGCATTCATTGAGGCTTGGAAATTCTTCAGCAGCAGACGCCAATGGACGGTTACCAGTCTGTGCGGGCCCATCTATGAGATTTTTCTCTATGAGGCGATCGCCTCTGGGCGCCTCCATGCCCCTGGGTTTTTCGCTGATCCATTGATCCGGAAAGCATATTGCGGTGCGACGTGGACGGGGCCGGCCAAGGGTATGATCCAAGAAGTGGATGAGATCGTCGCTGCCGGAAAAAGAATCGAGATCTCGCTTTCGACCCGGGAAAAAGAGACAGCAGAGCTCACCGGCGGAAGTTGGGAGAAGAATCTTGCTCAGCTCAAAAAGGAGCAGGTACAGCTGATAGACGCCAAGCTGCCAACATTCCAGGAGAAGACCGTCCTGAACCTTCCCGCTCCGACGAGGGATTGA
- a CDS encoding S49 family peptidase has product MRLLDVITSPWLILPEKHQEIIEIYCRHLRGEKIDMREIRSLIGGPAKDGPESYEVLNGTAIIPVEGVIAKKMNMLTEISDGTSTELVARDLKEAAKRKDIKSIVLRVDSPGGTVDGTQELAKLVFSLRAVKPIIAYADGTCCSAAYWIAAAADKVFISSNTTMVGSIGVVATHLDVSKAQEMRGLKTTEIAEGKYKGAASSYRPLSEEGEAAIRQVTRPTYLAFVEDIAKLRDRPLVHVMENMAEGKIFVGRDAIEVGLADGIIGFDDLLRALSGNGELSGNHIGGTSREREGENLSQARWITQGEALMPYADEHSCRLHDPDEYQDGKEKWTRVPRKSASVGKIYDVIRGTRKDTGKMEDQAFRYKEDTWSEAEARGHCGRHNGQFEAAKKDESRAEGETMTKEELKEQFPDVFAAIDSEAELRGLNVGTEVGRKEGRELGAREERERIKGVSEKVMPGHEELIKTLIYDGKTTPAEAAEKVLAAEQVVIGKRLQDFREDGPSVTHADAPEETGKPAADASASVEDKAKAAWDKDENLRAEFGGDFGAYKAFRKHEEAGDVKIHHGGQIPKS; this is encoded by the coding sequence ATGAGACTACTCGATGTGATAACAAGTCCATGGCTGATTCTGCCCGAGAAGCATCAGGAAATCATAGAGATTTATTGCCGCCATTTGCGCGGTGAGAAGATAGACATGCGGGAGATCCGGTCGCTGATTGGTGGACCTGCAAAGGATGGGCCGGAGTCATATGAAGTTTTGAACGGAACGGCAATTATCCCTGTCGAGGGCGTCATTGCGAAAAAGATGAATATGTTGACCGAGATCAGCGATGGCACGTCTACGGAACTTGTGGCCCGAGATCTCAAAGAAGCTGCCAAGCGAAAGGATATCAAGAGCATCGTGCTCAGGGTCGATAGCCCGGGCGGTACGGTGGATGGGACACAGGAATTGGCGAAGTTGGTATTTTCGCTCCGCGCGGTGAAACCAATCATCGCCTATGCGGACGGAACATGCTGCAGTGCCGCCTACTGGATCGCAGCTGCTGCCGACAAGGTCTTCATATCGAGCAATACTACGATGGTCGGATCAATCGGAGTCGTTGCCACTCATCTCGATGTCTCTAAGGCCCAAGAAATGCGGGGATTGAAGACTACCGAAATTGCGGAGGGAAAGTATAAAGGGGCCGCATCGAGCTACAGACCTCTGTCAGAAGAAGGTGAGGCCGCTATTCGACAAGTCACGAGGCCCACGTATTTAGCGTTTGTAGAGGACATCGCTAAGCTCCGGGATCGCCCCTTGGTGCACGTCATGGAAAATATGGCCGAGGGAAAGATTTTCGTGGGGCGGGATGCGATCGAGGTCGGTCTTGCTGACGGCATCATTGGCTTTGATGACCTTCTTCGGGCGCTCTCTGGGAATGGCGAGTTGAGTGGAAACCATATCGGCGGAACAAGTCGAGAACGAGAAGGCGAGAATTTGTCGCAGGCCAGATGGATTACGCAAGGAGAGGCACTTATGCCTTATGCAGATGAACATTCATGCAGGCTCCATGATCCGGATGAATATCAGGACGGAAAAGAGAAATGGACCCGTGTCCCGCGGAAAAGCGCGAGCGTAGGCAAAATCTACGATGTTATACGCGGCACAAGAAAAGATACGGGCAAGATGGAAGATCAGGCATTTCGATACAAGGAGGACACTTGGTCAGAGGCCGAAGCGCGCGGCCATTGTGGGAGACATAACGGGCAGTTTGAGGCTGCGAAGAAGGATGAATCAAGGGCAGAGGGGGAAACTATGACGAAGGAAGAACTGAAGGAACAGTTTCCGGATGTGTTTGCGGCGATTGATAGCGAGGCTGAACTCCGCGGCCTCAATGTCGGGACCGAAGTCGGCCGGAAGGAAGGCCGTGAGCTTGGGGCAAGAGAAGAACGGGAGAGAATCAAAGGAGTAAGTGAGAAGGTGATGCCCGGGCATGAGGAGCTCATTAAGACGCTTATATACGACGGAAAGACAACGCCGGCGGAAGCGGCCGAGAAGGTTCTCGCCGCAGAACAGGTTGTCATAGGCAAGCGTCTGCAGGACTTCCGGGAGGATGGGCCATCGGTTACTCACGCCGATGCCCCCGAAGAAACGGGCAAGCCCGCTGCCGACGCCAGTGCCTCGGTTGAGGACAAGGCAAAGGCGGCATGGGACAAGGACGAGAACTTGCGCGCAGAGTTCGGTGGTGACTTTGGCGCATACAAGGCCTTCCGGAAGCATGAAGAGGCCGGGGATGTGAAAATTCATCATGGAGGCCAGATTCCCAAGTCCTGA
- a CDS encoding Mu-like prophage major head subunit gpT family protein, which translates to MAASVLSSRAVIGMFYERLEQGIGLDWAADLSMFFDKSTQAEEEYKWIGPAPTMREWKGGRQPVGLSDAGQKIKNTLYESTLEIDIYDLQFDQTGQLKVRIDEHAAQANTHWIELLSDKILNGAAGVCYDSHYFFDTDHEGGDSGVQSNKVSVDISALPCNQHGSVTAPSPEEMELLILYAIQTTLGFKNEKGKPANRGAKSFRVMVPVSLMMSAAAAIVNPVLTSGKTNTIVTSDFEIKLITNGDLTWTDRFSVFRADGYTKPFIRQQREDVKVAAVAEGSELEFYRHKHHYGISAYRGVGYGQWRHACQIILI; encoded by the coding sequence ATGGCTGCAAGCGTGTTGTCTTCAAGAGCAGTAATCGGGATGTTTTATGAACGCCTGGAGCAAGGGATAGGCCTCGATTGGGCTGCGGATCTTTCCATGTTCTTCGACAAAAGCACCCAGGCGGAAGAGGAATACAAGTGGATTGGCCCGGCGCCCACCATGCGGGAATGGAAGGGCGGAAGACAGCCTGTTGGTCTCAGCGATGCTGGCCAGAAAATCAAGAACACGTTGTATGAAAGCACCCTGGAGATTGACATCTACGATCTACAGTTCGATCAGACAGGACAGCTGAAGGTCCGAATTGACGAACATGCTGCACAGGCCAATACGCACTGGATAGAACTCTTGTCGGACAAGATTCTGAACGGCGCTGCTGGCGTGTGCTATGACAGCCATTACTTCTTTGATACGGACCACGAAGGGGGCGACTCCGGAGTTCAGAGCAATAAGGTTTCGGTTGACATCTCCGCTCTGCCCTGCAATCAGCATGGTTCCGTGACCGCGCCAAGCCCCGAAGAGATGGAACTCCTGATTCTTTATGCAATCCAGACAACGCTCGGTTTCAAAAACGAAAAGGGCAAACCCGCGAATCGTGGAGCGAAGAGCTTTAGGGTCATGGTGCCGGTGTCCCTGATGATGTCTGCAGCTGCGGCGATCGTAAACCCCGTTCTGACGAGCGGAAAAACCAACACCATCGTGACCTCGGATTTCGAGATCAAGCTCATAACGAATGGGGATCTCACCTGGACGGATAGATTCTCCGTTTTCAGGGCTGACGGGTACACGAAGCCGTTCATCAGACAGCAGCGAGAGGATGTCAAAGTCGCAGCCGTCGCTGAGGGCAGTGAGCTTGAGTTCTACCGTCATAAGCATCACTACGGCATCTCGGCCTACCGTGGAGTGGGTTACGGCCAGTGGCGGCATGCCTGCCAAATCATCTTGATCTAA
- a CDS encoding lysozyme translates to MSVFYVVFEQLQRHEGYRQKPYRDSVGKLTIGFGRNLDDVGISKDEANFLLRSDVFVARRQAEKFVWFASLDEPRQSVIVNMIFNLGLEKFSRFKNTIRFIEFGNYALAAKEMLNSKWASQVGNRAKELARIMETGQITDTSQQGG, encoded by the coding sequence ATGAGTGTGTTTTATGTCGTCTTTGAACAGCTCCAGCGGCATGAAGGATATCGCCAGAAACCTTACAGAGATTCAGTGGGGAAACTGACTATTGGTTTTGGCAGAAATCTTGATGATGTTGGCATTTCGAAAGATGAAGCAAATTTCCTTCTTAGAAGTGATGTATTTGTCGCAAGGAGGCAGGCTGAAAAATTCGTCTGGTTTGCCTCCTTGGATGAGCCGCGACAATCCGTGATCGTGAACATGATTTTCAACCTGGGTCTTGAGAAGTTCTCGCGATTCAAGAATACAATTAGGTTCATCGAATTCGGGAACTATGCCCTGGCAGCGAAAGAAATGCTCAACTCGAAGTGGGCTTCTCAAGTTGGAAATAGAGCGAAGGAATTAGCTCGGATCATGGAAACTGGCCAAATAACGGATACATCCCAACAGGGGGGATGA
- a CDS encoding BppU family phage baseplate upper protein has product MAWKCRSLNANWVPVKLVSSADFTTRLTYVLYSQLTVRYATGNSFPAEIGSWTIFTPTTDDWVELGGGIYKLLLPASAFPGTELYQGVYYVQRTSGSPLSLGFDGSWECHAPHAVNAINLIKLQTEKLLFDGDNFVKSVQQGAVDILQAGADKVWQTTERTLTGFDTLVVSIWSYVARKLTSRNIAEGEDIAREQTITGNLAAGILQNLVTVSSIAEQKIKRGDVKSFTFNLGTQWNLTDKKPYFCVKVSPTDPNASAKVNRVCTITDPVNGVCTITLTAEETAVIGSYSAEIEVRDADDTNPRTALQFTLTIQQDVRQ; this is encoded by the coding sequence GTGGCCTGGAAATGCAGAAGTCTAAACGCGAATTGGGTTCCCGTGAAACTAGTCAGTTCGGCGGACTTTACGACTCGGCTGACGTATGTGTTGTATTCGCAACTCACAGTCAGATATGCAACTGGTAATAGCTTTCCTGCGGAGATTGGCTCGTGGACGATATTCACACCGACGACGGACGATTGGGTGGAACTAGGAGGCGGCATCTACAAACTCCTCCTCCCCGCATCAGCTTTCCCGGGGACGGAACTCTATCAAGGCGTATACTACGTCCAGCGCACGAGCGGCTCTCCGTTGAGTCTTGGGTTTGATGGATCGTGGGAATGTCACGCGCCGCACGCGGTGAATGCTATCAACTTAATCAAATTGCAGACCGAAAAGCTCCTTTTCGACGGGGACAATTTCGTCAAAAGCGTCCAGCAGGGCGCTGTGGATATCCTGCAGGCAGGCGCGGATAAGGTCTGGCAGACGACCGAAAGGACGCTTACGGGATTCGATACATTGGTTGTATCCATTTGGTCCTATGTTGCCCGCAAGCTCACATCGCGAAATATCGCGGAAGGAGAGGACATCGCAAGGGAACAAACCATTACGGGTAACCTGGCCGCAGGGATCCTGCAGAACCTTGTTACGGTTTCTTCGATAGCAGAGCAGAAAATTAAGCGTGGCGATGTAAAGAGCTTCACCTTCAATCTTGGAACTCAATGGAACCTTACAGACAAGAAGCCTTACTTCTGTGTCAAGGTCAGTCCTACGGACCCCAATGCGTCTGCCAAGGTTAACCGGGTATGTACGATCACAGATCCTGTCAATGGCGTTTGCACGATAACGCTCACGGCTGAGGAAACGGCCGTGATTGGATCCTATTCAGCCGAGATTGAGGTCCGGGACGCTGACGACACCAATCCCAGGACCGCCCTGCAATTCACTCTCACCATTCAGCAGGACGTAAGGCAATGA
- a CDS encoding phage tail tube protein has translation MITKKGWASKFMISAYKKETAYDAGVTMSAANAYSMKGFSAEVDWDDKVVTDKDDITGTEEGTDQELVEQGLKIAYKETNAKPNSVIAMAGLVGGSITSTQDGALIAYKHKVVRVALGTAIPSIQAEALIGDLQYAFKGVKGSRFKLSGEASGMVSLEADLIGSGTRAISTTSFVAAVTESWLKMRDCKVWMESGNAISISPALVQAAEDISSGTPRALGVRLKSFSFEFDNAGEKQVGSGGGGVGQDYDYGRRKSALAINLLYNDSTELGDFINQNPLAVEFDLKGAGPIAQGGTLYYGVQLIIPRTKLKKAPWPKGAANDILTCDLDIEVFEDGTNPPFILEGYNAKAAYLVA, from the coding sequence ATGATAACCAAAAAAGGATGGGCCAGTAAGTTCATGATCAGCGCCTACAAGAAGGAAACGGCCTATGACGCCGGCGTGACCATGAGCGCCGCGAACGCCTACAGCATGAAAGGATTCTCCGCCGAGGTCGACTGGGATGACAAGGTGGTGACCGACAAAGATGACATCACCGGAACTGAGGAAGGCACGGACCAGGAACTCGTCGAGCAGGGACTGAAGATCGCATACAAAGAGACAAATGCGAAACCCAATAGTGTGATAGCCATGGCCGGCCTGGTTGGGGGCAGCATAACAAGCACCCAGGATGGCGCACTGATTGCATACAAGCACAAGGTTGTCCGCGTTGCGCTCGGCACTGCCATACCGAGCATTCAGGCAGAAGCGTTAATCGGCGACCTCCAGTACGCCTTCAAGGGCGTCAAGGGATCCCGGTTCAAGCTCTCAGGCGAAGCCAGTGGAATGGTTTCACTCGAAGCAGATCTCATAGGCTCTGGTACTCGGGCCATATCGACAACCAGTTTTGTAGCCGCGGTCACCGAAAGCTGGCTCAAGATGAGGGATTGCAAGGTCTGGATGGAAAGCGGAAATGCCATTTCTATAAGCCCGGCCCTAGTCCAGGCGGCTGAGGATATCTCGAGCGGCACTCCCAGGGCCCTGGGAGTCCGGCTTAAAAGCTTTTCCTTCGAATTTGACAACGCCGGTGAAAAACAGGTTGGCTCTGGCGGTGGTGGTGTTGGCCAGGACTATGACTATGGCCGGAGGAAGAGTGCTCTTGCCATAAACCTTCTCTATAACGACTCCACCGAGCTAGGAGATTTCATAAACCAGAATCCTCTGGCCGTTGAGTTCGATCTCAAGGGAGCCGGACCCATCGCGCAGGGTGGAACGCTGTACTACGGCGTTCAGCTCATCATCCCGCGCACCAAACTAAAAAAGGCCCCATGGCCTAAGGGCGCTGCTAACGACATATTGACCTGCGACCTCGATATCGAGGTCTTTGAGGACGGGACGAATCCGCCATTTATTCTTGAAGGCTACAACGCGAAGGCGGCATATCTCGTCGCATAG